Proteins encoded by one window of Gouania willdenowi chromosome 4, fGouWil2.1, whole genome shotgun sequence:
- the LOC114462635 gene encoding zinc finger protein 23-like has translation MEDVLQAFKDYCSPQKNVVFERVQYWSHQMTAGTSVNRFITELQQKSKDCEFGIIEDDMLRDKLVFSITDSHLKKRLLQERRLTFYRAKEICRAAEQENTSLQAIKTEHGVHEVPVVAEIKMILPDKSFHHNTSRKLGSQSVPNIDQTEKLVMAAFMPKVQLHRLQLQQPSVTDCVFSEKKNEEQLLPERLHIKEKSEMLSEGQEANQLCVQQETNSATCPVKCEDEEEKPQASQLHWRQLTEINMKDEPSNCILNELLTRQSVRINSKEPEAAQNPDPSSLVLQGSDGTETDSCQTEDSIYYEDSNEDCWPKPFSESEADSSKNPEMGSKASKTQMSSFQQISSKKFQVKMTTDCVGGKNASLSAASKLTIHTGEKTFKCDVCWKFFNVQSKLKRHKIIHTGEKPFECDVCRKCFNVQSSLKRHMRIHSGEKPFECDVCRKSFNDQSNLKSHMRIHSGEKPFECDVCRKCFTEVSTLKRHMKIHTEKKPFECDVCRKCFKQKSKLKVHKRLHTQEKNFQM, from the coding sequence ATGGAGGATGTtcttcaagcctttaaagatTACTGCAGTCCACAGAAAAATGTTGTCTTTGAACGAGTTCAATATTGGTCCCATCAGATGACAGCAGGGACATCAGTAAACAGATTCATAACCGAGCTGCAACAGAAAAGCAAAGACTGTGAGTTTGGAATAATTGAGGATGACATGCTCAGAGATAAGCTTGTGTTTAGCATCACAGACTCTCACCTAAAAAAGAGACTGTTACAGGAAAGACGTCTAACGTTCTACAGAGCAAAAGAAATATGCAGAGCAGCAGAGCAAGAAAACACTTCATTACAAGCCATTAAGACTGAACACGGAGTGCACGAAGTTCCAGTGGttgctgaaataaaaatgattcttcCTGACAAGAGTTTCCATCATAACACCAGTAGAAAATTAGGTTCCCAATCTGTTCCAAATATAGATCAAACAGAAAAACTTGTCATGGCTGCCTTCATGCCTAAAGTTCAGCTGCACAGATTACAGCTCCAGCAGCCGTCTGTcactgattgtgttttcagtgagaaGAAGAACGAGGAGCAACTGCTCCCAGAGCGTCTCCACATAAAGGAGAAATCAGAGATgctcagtgaaggtcaggaggCAAACcagctttgtgtgcagcaggagacaaacagtgctacttgtcctgttaaatgtgaagatgaagaggagaagcctcaggcctcccagctacactggagacaactaaCAGAAATCAACATGAAGGACGAACCTTCAAACtgcattttaaatgaattattgaCAAGACAAAGTGTGAGAATTAACAGCAAAGAACCAGAAGCAGCTCAGAACCCAGATCCAAGCAGTTTAGTACTACAAGGTTCTGATGGAACGGAAACAGACTCGTGTCAGACTGAAGATAGCATTTATTATGAAGATAGTAATGAAGACTGTTGGCCGAAACCTTTTTCAGAGTCTGAAGCTGACTCAAGTAAAAATCCTGAAATGGGAAGTAAAGCTTCCAAAACGCAGATGagttcatttcaacagatttctTCAAAGAAGTTCCAGGTAAAAATGACAACTGATTGTGTGGGTGGTAAGAACGCATCACTCAGTGCAGCTTCTAAACTGAcaatccacactggagagaaaacattcaaatgtgatgtttgttggAAATTTTTTAATGTTCAGTCCAAACTTAAGCGACACAAGATAatccacactggagagaaaccctttgaatgtgatgtttgtaggaaatgttttaacGTTCAGTCCAGCCTTAAgcgacacatgagaatccactctggagagaaaccctttgaatgtgatgtttgtaggaaatCTTTTAACGATCAGTCCAACCTTAaatcacacatgagaatccactctggagagaaaccctttgaatGTGATGTctgtaggaaatgttttactGAAGTGTCAACTCTTAAGCGACACATGAAAATCCACACTGAAAAGAAACCCtttgaatgtgatgtttgtaggaaatgttttaaacaaaagtCCAAACTAAAGGTCCACAAGAGACTccacacacaagaaaaaaactttcaaatgtaa